The following proteins are encoded in a genomic region of Nicotiana sylvestris chromosome 4, ASM39365v2, whole genome shotgun sequence:
- the LOC138890506 gene encoding uncharacterized protein, whose protein sequence is MKAQALADHLAKNPVDDEYNPLSTYFSDEEVNSVEVISEDANAWKMVFDRAVNTKGVKIGAILISPTSQHYSATTRLRFFCTNNTAEYEACIMGMNMEIDQDVEELLIMGDSDLIIRQAQGEWETRTLSLLHTGNMWKILANGSSQSNSGNVHINPLEIQIRKGHGYCNTVKVEPNVQPWYHDIKRFLKTKEYLERANGDQKRTIRRLASGFFLSGEVLYKRTPDLNLLRCVDAQKAGRIMNEVHA, encoded by the exons atgaaagctcaAGCTTTAGCGGATCACTTAGCGAAAAatcctgttgatgatgaatataatcctttgagtacttacttttCAGATGAGGAAGTAAATTCGGTTGAGGTAATTTCAGAAGAcgccaatgcttggaaaatggtCTTCGATAGAGCTGTGAACACAAAAGGTGTCAagattggggcaatcttgatctcacccactagtCAGCACTATTCGGCCACAACCCGGCTTCGGTTTTTCTGCACCAACAACActgctgagtatgaagcttgtattatgggtatgaacatggaaatcgaccaagatgtggaagaattattaatcatgggagattcggacttgattatccgacaagctcagggtgaatgggaaactcggacATTAAGCTTACTCCatacaggcaacatgtggaagatcttagcaaatGGTTCAAGTCAGTcgaattcag GCAATGTCCACATTAACCCATTAGAAATCCAAATTCGAAAAGGGCATGGTTATTGCAATACGGTTAAGGTGGAACcaaatgttcagccatggtatcatgatataaagagatttttgaaaacaaaggaatatctCGAGCGAGCCAacggagaccaaaagagaaccattagaaggcttgccagcggtttcttcttgagcggagaggtcttgtacaaaaggactccagatctcaacCTTTTAAGATGTGTGGATGCCCAAAAGGCCGGAAGAATCATGAATGAAGTACACGCATGA